One Solanum lycopersicum chromosome 2, SLM_r2.1 genomic region harbors:
- the ARF8B gene encoding auxin response factor 8 isoform X2: protein MKLSTSGMGQQAHEGGEKKCLNSELWHACAGPLVCLPTVGSRVVYFPQGHSEQVAATTNKEVDAHIPNYPNLSPQLICQLHNVTMHADVETDEVYAQMTLQPLTPEEQKDTYLPVEFGIPSKQPTNYFCKTLTASDTSTHGGFSVPRRAAEKVFPPLDFSQTPPAQELIARDLHDVEWKFRHIFRGQPKRHLLTTGWSVFVSAKRLVAGDSVLFIWNEKNQLLLGIRRAVRPQTVMPSSVLSSDSMHIGLLAAAAHAAATNSCFNVFFNPSPSEFVIPLSKYIKAVYHTRVSVGMRFRMLFETEESSVRRYMGTITGIGDLDPVRWANSHWRSVKVGWDESTAGERQPRVSLWEIEPLTTFPMYPSLFPLRLKRPFYQGTSSYQDSNNEAINRMSWLRGNAGELGHHSMNLQSFGMLPWMQQRVDSTILPNDINQHYQAMLATGLQSFGSGDLLKQQLMQFQQPVQYLQHASTENSILHQQQQQQQQIMQQAVHQHMLPAQTQMLSENLQRQSQHQSNNQSEEQAHQHTYQEAFQLPHDQLQQRQPSNVTSPFLKADFADLTSKFSASVAPSGVQNMLGSLCSEGSSNSLNINRTGQSVIIEQSPQQSWMSKFTESQLNTCSNSSSLPTYGKDTSNPRGNCSLDSQNQALFGANIDSSGHLLPTTVSNVTTTCADMSLMPLGASGYQNSLYGYVQDSSELLHNAGQIDPPNATHTFVKVYKSGCVGRSLDITQFHSYHELRRELGQMFGIEGFLEDPQRSGWQLVFVDRENDILLLGDDPWEAFVNNVWYIKILSPEDVQKLGKEEAESLNRGAVERMSSTNADDRDLISGMPSLGSLEY, encoded by the exons atgaagCTTTCAACATCAGGAATGGGTCAGCAGGCTCATGAAGGAG GAGAGAAAAAGTGTTTGAACTCAGAGCTATGGCATGCTTGTGCTGGTCCTCTGGTGTGCCTACCAACTGTCGGAAGTCGAGTTGTTTACTTTCCTCAGGGTCATAGTGAACAG GTAGCTGCAACAACTAATAAAGAAGTTGATGCACATATACCCAATTACCCAAATTTGTCGCCGCAGTTGATCTGTCAACTCCACAATGTCACAATGCAT GCAGATGTTGAAACAGACGAAGTGTACGCACAAATGACTTTGCAGCCCTTGACACCG GAAGAACAAAAAGATACATATCTTCCTGTTGAGTTTGGAATCCCTAGCAAGCAGCCTACTAACTATTTTTGTAAGACGCTGACTGCAAGTGATACTAGCACGCATGGTGGCTTTTCTGTCCCTCGTCGTGCCGCAGAGAAAGTTTTTCCTCCTCTG GATTTCTCGCAGACACCACCTGCCCAAGAACTAATTGCAAGGGATCTGCATGATGTTGAATGGAAGTTCAGGCATATTTTCCGAG GACAGCCTAAGCGGCATCTTCTTACCACTGGCTGGAGTGTGTTTGTTAGCGCCAAAAGGCTTGTTGCTGGAGATTCTGTTCTTTTCATTTG GAATGAGAAAAATCAGCTCCTTCTAGGAATTCGACGTGCAGTTCGACCACAGACTGTGATGCCATCATCAGTTCTATCTAGTGATAGCATGCACATTGGATTACTTGCTGCTGCTGCTCATGCTGCTGCTACTAATAGCTGTTTCAATGTCTTTTTTAACCCAAG CCCATCCGAATTTGTTATACCTCTTTCAAAATACATCAAAGCTGTATATCACACTCGTGTTTCTGTTGGAATGCGCTTTCGGATGCTATTTGAAACTGAAGAATCAAGTGTTCGAAG ATACATGGGCACAATTACTGGGATTGGTGACTTAGATCCAGTTCGCTGGGCAAACTCTCACTGGCGGTCTGTCAAG GTTGGTTGGGATGAGTCAACTGCAGGAGAGAGGCAACCAAGGGTCTCATTATGGGAGATTGAGCCTTTGACTACTTTTCCGATGTATCCATCTCTTTTTCCTCTAAGGCTAAAGAGGCCTTTCTATCAAGGAACCTCATCTTATCAGG ATAGTAACAATGAAGCTATTAATCGAATGTCATGGTTAAGAGGGAATGCTGGTGAGCTAGGACATCATTCAATGAATCTTCAGTCTTTTGGCATGCTTCCTTGGATGCAACAGAGAGTCGATTCAACAATTCTCCCAAATGATATTAATCAGCACTATCAAGCTATGCTGGCTACTGGCTTGCAAAGTTTTGGGAGTGGAGATTTACTGAAACAGCAATTAATGCAGTTTCAGCAGCCTGTCCAATATCTGCAACATGCAAGTACTGAGAATTCCATTTTGcatcagcagcagcagcagcagcagcaaatAATGCAGCAAGCAGTTCATCAGCATATGCTGCCTGCTCAAACCCAAATGCTGTCAGAGAACCTTCAAAGGCAATCCCAGCATCAATCCAATAATCAGTCAGAAGAACAGGCTCACCAACACACTTACCAAGAAGCATTCCAACTCCCGCACGACCAGCTCCAGCAGAGGCAACCATCAAATGTTACCTCTCCATTTTTGAAAGCAGATTTTGCAGATTTGACCTCTAAGTTTTCAGCATCTGTTGCCCCTTCAGGCGTGCAAAATATGCTTGGTTCGTTGTGTTCTGAAGGAAGTAGTAATTCATTGAATATCAACAGAACTGGTCAGTCCGTGATCATAGAGCAGTCGCCTCAACAGTCCTGGATGTCAAAATTTACAGAGTCACAACTAAATACGTGCTCCAACTCATCATCACTTCCAACTTACGGGAAAGATACATCCAATCCTAGGGGAAATTGTAGCTTGGATTCCCAGAATCAAGCGCTTTTTGgtgctaatattgattcttcAGGGCATCTCCTTCCGACCACAGTGTCTAATGTTACTACTACATGTGCTGATATGTCCTTAATGCCACTTGGGGCTTCTGGATATCAGAATTCTTTATATGGTTATGTGCAAGACTCTTCTGAGTTGTTGCACAATGCAGGACAAATTGATCCACCAAATGCAACCCATACATTTGTCAAG GTTTACAAATCGGGATGTGTTGGGAGGTCACTGGATATCACTCAGTTCCACAGCTATCATGAGCTGCGACGGGAATTGGGGCAGATGTTCGGTATTGAGGGATTCCTTGAAGACCCTCAAAGATCAGGCTGGCAGCTTGTATTTGTTGACAGGGAGAATGATATCCTTCTCCTTGGAGACGATCCATGGGA GGCGTTTGTCAATAACGTCTGGTATATAAAAATCCTTTCACCCGAAGATGTGCAGAAGCTGGGAAAGGAAGAGGCTGAATCCCTGAACCGTGGAGCGGTTGAAAGGATGAGCAGCACTAATGCTGATGATCGGGATCTTATTTCTGGAATGCCATCTCTTGGATCGCTGGAGTACTGA
- the ARF8B gene encoding auxin response factor 8 isoform X1, whose product MKLSTSGMGQQAHEGGEKKCLNSELWHACAGPLVCLPTVGSRVVYFPQGHSEQVAATTNKEVDAHIPNYPNLSPQLICQLHNVTMHADVETDEVYAQMTLQPLTPEEQKDTYLPVEFGIPSKQPTNYFCKTLTASDTSTHGGFSVPRRAAEKVFPPLDFSQTPPAQELIARDLHDVEWKFRHIFRGQPKRHLLTTGWSVFVSAKRLVAGDSVLFIWNEKNQLLLGIRRAVRPQTVMPSSVLSSDSMHIGLLAAAAHAAATNSCFNVFFNPRASPSEFVIPLSKYIKAVYHTRVSVGMRFRMLFETEESSVRRYMGTITGIGDLDPVRWANSHWRSVKVGWDESTAGERQPRVSLWEIEPLTTFPMYPSLFPLRLKRPFYQGTSSYQDSNNEAINRMSWLRGNAGELGHHSMNLQSFGMLPWMQQRVDSTILPNDINQHYQAMLATGLQSFGSGDLLKQQLMQFQQPVQYLQHASTENSILHQQQQQQQQIMQQAVHQHMLPAQTQMLSENLQRQSQHQSNNQSEEQAHQHTYQEAFQLPHDQLQQRQPSNVTSPFLKADFADLTSKFSASVAPSGVQNMLGSLCSEGSSNSLNINRTGQSVIIEQSPQQSWMSKFTESQLNTCSNSSSLPTYGKDTSNPRGNCSLDSQNQALFGANIDSSGHLLPTTVSNVTTTCADMSLMPLGASGYQNSLYGYVQDSSELLHNAGQIDPPNATHTFVKVYKSGCVGRSLDITQFHSYHELRRELGQMFGIEGFLEDPQRSGWQLVFVDRENDILLLGDDPWEAFVNNVWYIKILSPEDVQKLGKEEAESLNRGAVERMSSTNADDRDLISGMPSLGSLEY is encoded by the exons atgaagCTTTCAACATCAGGAATGGGTCAGCAGGCTCATGAAGGAG GAGAGAAAAAGTGTTTGAACTCAGAGCTATGGCATGCTTGTGCTGGTCCTCTGGTGTGCCTACCAACTGTCGGAAGTCGAGTTGTTTACTTTCCTCAGGGTCATAGTGAACAG GTAGCTGCAACAACTAATAAAGAAGTTGATGCACATATACCCAATTACCCAAATTTGTCGCCGCAGTTGATCTGTCAACTCCACAATGTCACAATGCAT GCAGATGTTGAAACAGACGAAGTGTACGCACAAATGACTTTGCAGCCCTTGACACCG GAAGAACAAAAAGATACATATCTTCCTGTTGAGTTTGGAATCCCTAGCAAGCAGCCTACTAACTATTTTTGTAAGACGCTGACTGCAAGTGATACTAGCACGCATGGTGGCTTTTCTGTCCCTCGTCGTGCCGCAGAGAAAGTTTTTCCTCCTCTG GATTTCTCGCAGACACCACCTGCCCAAGAACTAATTGCAAGGGATCTGCATGATGTTGAATGGAAGTTCAGGCATATTTTCCGAG GACAGCCTAAGCGGCATCTTCTTACCACTGGCTGGAGTGTGTTTGTTAGCGCCAAAAGGCTTGTTGCTGGAGATTCTGTTCTTTTCATTTG GAATGAGAAAAATCAGCTCCTTCTAGGAATTCGACGTGCAGTTCGACCACAGACTGTGATGCCATCATCAGTTCTATCTAGTGATAGCATGCACATTGGATTACTTGCTGCTGCTGCTCATGCTGCTGCTACTAATAGCTGTTTCAATGTCTTTTTTAACCCAAG GGCTAGCCCATCCGAATTTGTTATACCTCTTTCAAAATACATCAAAGCTGTATATCACACTCGTGTTTCTGTTGGAATGCGCTTTCGGATGCTATTTGAAACTGAAGAATCAAGTGTTCGAAG ATACATGGGCACAATTACTGGGATTGGTGACTTAGATCCAGTTCGCTGGGCAAACTCTCACTGGCGGTCTGTCAAG GTTGGTTGGGATGAGTCAACTGCAGGAGAGAGGCAACCAAGGGTCTCATTATGGGAGATTGAGCCTTTGACTACTTTTCCGATGTATCCATCTCTTTTTCCTCTAAGGCTAAAGAGGCCTTTCTATCAAGGAACCTCATCTTATCAGG ATAGTAACAATGAAGCTATTAATCGAATGTCATGGTTAAGAGGGAATGCTGGTGAGCTAGGACATCATTCAATGAATCTTCAGTCTTTTGGCATGCTTCCTTGGATGCAACAGAGAGTCGATTCAACAATTCTCCCAAATGATATTAATCAGCACTATCAAGCTATGCTGGCTACTGGCTTGCAAAGTTTTGGGAGTGGAGATTTACTGAAACAGCAATTAATGCAGTTTCAGCAGCCTGTCCAATATCTGCAACATGCAAGTACTGAGAATTCCATTTTGcatcagcagcagcagcagcagcagcaaatAATGCAGCAAGCAGTTCATCAGCATATGCTGCCTGCTCAAACCCAAATGCTGTCAGAGAACCTTCAAAGGCAATCCCAGCATCAATCCAATAATCAGTCAGAAGAACAGGCTCACCAACACACTTACCAAGAAGCATTCCAACTCCCGCACGACCAGCTCCAGCAGAGGCAACCATCAAATGTTACCTCTCCATTTTTGAAAGCAGATTTTGCAGATTTGACCTCTAAGTTTTCAGCATCTGTTGCCCCTTCAGGCGTGCAAAATATGCTTGGTTCGTTGTGTTCTGAAGGAAGTAGTAATTCATTGAATATCAACAGAACTGGTCAGTCCGTGATCATAGAGCAGTCGCCTCAACAGTCCTGGATGTCAAAATTTACAGAGTCACAACTAAATACGTGCTCCAACTCATCATCACTTCCAACTTACGGGAAAGATACATCCAATCCTAGGGGAAATTGTAGCTTGGATTCCCAGAATCAAGCGCTTTTTGgtgctaatattgattcttcAGGGCATCTCCTTCCGACCACAGTGTCTAATGTTACTACTACATGTGCTGATATGTCCTTAATGCCACTTGGGGCTTCTGGATATCAGAATTCTTTATATGGTTATGTGCAAGACTCTTCTGAGTTGTTGCACAATGCAGGACAAATTGATCCACCAAATGCAACCCATACATTTGTCAAG GTTTACAAATCGGGATGTGTTGGGAGGTCACTGGATATCACTCAGTTCCACAGCTATCATGAGCTGCGACGGGAATTGGGGCAGATGTTCGGTATTGAGGGATTCCTTGAAGACCCTCAAAGATCAGGCTGGCAGCTTGTATTTGTTGACAGGGAGAATGATATCCTTCTCCTTGGAGACGATCCATGGGA GGCGTTTGTCAATAACGTCTGGTATATAAAAATCCTTTCACCCGAAGATGTGCAGAAGCTGGGAAAGGAAGAGGCTGAATCCCTGAACCGTGGAGCGGTTGAAAGGATGAGCAGCACTAATGCTGATGATCGGGATCTTATTTCTGGAATGCCATCTCTTGGATCGCTGGAGTACTGA